The Hypomesus transpacificus isolate Combined female chromosome 2, fHypTra1, whole genome shotgun sequence genome window below encodes:
- the znf1035 gene encoding zinc finger protein 1035 isoform X2 translates to MAHGWNYFLQSQSSHSRTLRVPLDSEEHLAHLETFIENQDLTNLVESKEASSSESDLNSNFNGCQLRDEGQQPGQEKRLRCGDGAFSNTVTGTVAHSKGLPSSLEADLHDVIHDCDMLNPSLIEGYSVVGTCTESIVGNMKPNCKELYEDSNLQSVTQGHDSITNVPSSEGFCPDESSESRSGWAEKHTTPESEQKVKWKDAQKRMEVKDADKPPAVSPSAYKLECQTKDSMNEKKREEGCFEEREELCLTDELSDFSAAASASPRVLECDRKDDESNTSQDSERECKDSVLHGNFPPGATEKLDEGTQERGQQQEIKMEKNMTAEQDKKIHARTYLGVPQRAWPHLKMRLKTILMEICW, encoded by the exons ATGGCTCATGGATGGAATTATTTTCTTCAGTCTCAATCATCACACTCAAGGACCTTGAGGGTGCCTTTGGATTCAGAGGAACATTTGGCACACTTGGAGACCTTCATTGAAAATCAAGACCTAACCAATCTAGTGGAATCGAAAGAGGCGTCGTCTTCAGAGTCGGACTTAAACTCAAACTTCAATGGCTGTCAATTGCGTGATGAAGGGCAACAACCAGGTCAGGAAAAACGGTTGAGGTGTGGAGACGGCGCTTTTTCAAATACTGTCACTGGTACAGTAGCCCACTCAAAAGGTTTACCATCATCATTAGAAGCAGATCTGCATGATGTTATCCATGATTGTGATATGTTAAATCCATCTCTTATTGAGGGCTACTCAGTGGTTGGTACTTGCACAGAATCAATTGTTGGCAACATGAAGCCTAACTGTAAAGAGTTGTATGAGGATTCAAATCTACAATCTGTAACCCAAGGACATGACAGCATTACGAATGTCCCCTCCAGTGAGGGTTTCTGTCCAGATGAAAGCTCAGAGAGTCGATCAGGATGGGCAGAAAAACATACTACCCCAGAGAGTGAGCAAAAAGTAAAATGGAAGGATGCACAGAAAAGGATGGAAGTGAAAGATGCTGATAAGCCCCCTGCTGTTTCACCAAGTGCGTACAAATTGGAGTGCCAAACAAAAGACTCTATGAATGAAAAGAAACGGGAAGAGGGTTGTtttgaggaaagagaggagttgTGTTTGACTGATGAACTTTCAGACTTCTCAGCAGCTGCATCAGCATCCCCAAGGGTCTTAGAGTGTGATAGAAAAGATGATGAGTCTAACACTTCACAGGACTCTGAACGGGAATGCAAAGACAGTGTGCTACATGGCAACTTCCCACCTGGTGCCACTGAAAAACTGGATGAGGGTACCCAAGAAAGGGGGCAGCAGCAAGAGATTAAAATGGAAAAGAACATGACAGCAGAACAAG ACAAGAAGATACATGCCAGGACATATCTAGGAGTGCCCCAGAGAGCTTGGCCACATTTGAAAATGAGGCTGAAGACCATTCTAATGGAAATATGTTGGTGA